The following coding sequences are from one Mastomys coucha isolate ucsf_1 unplaced genomic scaffold, UCSF_Mcou_1 pScaffold9, whole genome shotgun sequence window:
- the LOC116084456 gene encoding toll-like receptor 11 yields MLKESMSRMGRHQFCSVLIFLILLTLSLNLTGWAWTTPDCIIADSLLFPNLSYYIPFCTLVPGLHLLASCSNVKNINQTLERVPKNTEVLCLQGMVPTLPANAFGRFHSLQLLRLQLGTTNITSRTFQGLDQLQYIFFEHHAPCCLSLFLPPNCLESLRSLSSLSFQGYCLTYSQSIYLPTSLRHLTLRNGCLTKLQELHRLFPDLLLSASSAPNTKPRAPFLEMLDLSYNLQLKQAGVRDLYGLTLHSLILDGTPLRALDLSSGLLHLHFLSLVGTGIEKLPASVTGYSELRALDLGKNQIQNILENRDFPGYKALEFLSLHDNHLQSLPIRFLRTLPQLQKLNLSVNNLGPILEIPEGLFSTNLKVLDLSHNQLCDVPHGAFSFLSQLQELRLSGNNISSLSNESLQGLRWLRTLDLSWNQIKVLKPGWLSHLPALTTLNLLGTSLERISGRQLQGPKMLRHLQLGSSPMLDIYPPWLPMLLSLEIQAETCIEFMIPSGEPFLLLENLTLETSVLLLKPDTTTIHFPSLRRLTLRGYSFTFSTSQLQRFFSQQLPVLEHLFIWCDNSNAIDLHLFGMPRLRVLELGYLNFFYESSTMKLEVLLKEVPQLQVLALSHMNLRNLSVSSFKSLQVLKLLLFNSERTLEMNSNFQELIPQMPQYVYFSDVTFTCQCETSWLESWATRAPNTFVYGLEKSICMANASDYSKTLLFSFHATNCPHSTEFWGFLTSFTLLLLVIILPLVSCHKWSWLHHLWTLFHTCWWKLCGHRLRGQFNYDVFISYCEEDQAWVLEELVPVLEKAPPEGEGLRLCLPDRDFGIGNDRMESMIASMGKSRAMLCVLTGQALASPWCNLELRLATYHLVAKPGTTRLLLLFLEPLNRQRLHSYHRLSRWLQKEDYFDLSQGKVEWKTFCEQLKRQLRKAGQERD; encoded by the exons ATGCTCAAAG AATCAATGTCAAGGATGGGAAGACATCAGTTCTGCTCTGTTCTCATCTTTCTGATCCTATTGACTTTGAGCCTTAACTTGACTGGATGGGCATGGACCACCCCTGATTGCATCATAGCAGACAGCTTGCTATTTCCTAACCTTTCTTACTACATACCATTCTGCACCTTGGTCCCAGGACTGCATCTTTTGGCATCTTGCTCCAATGTTAAAAACATAAATCAGACCCTAGAAAGAGTGCCCAAAAATACGGAAGTACTCTGCCTCCAGGGCATGGTTCCTACTCTGCCAGCTAATGCCTTTGGTCGCTTCCACTCCCTACAGCTTCTAAGGCTGCAATTGGGTACAACTAACATCACATCTAGGACTTTTCAAGGACTGGATCagctacaatatattttttttgagcATCATGCTCCCTGTTGCCTAAGTCTGTTCCTCCCTCCAAATTGTTTAGAGTCTCTCAGATCCCTTAGTAGTCTTTCCTTTCAAGGATACTGCCTGACTTATAGCCAAAGCATCTACTTGCCAACTAGTCTTAGGCATCTAACTCTGAGGAACGGCTGTCTGACAAAGTTGCAGGAACTTCACAGGCTCTTCCCAGATCTTCTGCTGAGTGCCTCTTCTGCACCCAATACCAAACCAAGGGCACCCTTTTTAGAGATGCTGGATTTATCTTACAACCTTCAGCTGAAGCAGGCAGGTGTCAGAGACCTGTATGGCCTCACGCTCCATTCCCTAATATTGGATGGCACcccattaagagcacttgatctCAGCTCAGGACTTCTACACTTGCACTTCCTCTCCCTTGTGGGTACAGGTATAGAAAAACTGCCTGCAAGTGTGACTGGCTACTCTGAGCTTCGTGCACTTGATCTTGGGAAGAACCAAATCCAAAACATCTTAGAAAATAGAGATTTCCCAGGTTACAAAGCCCTAGAATTCCTTAGCCTTCATGATAATCATCTGCAATCACTTCCCATCAGGTTTCTACGTACTCTACCCCAGCTTCAAAAGCTCAACCTATCTGTGAATAACCTTGGCCCAATCTTGGAGATTCCAGAAGGACTGTTTAGCACAAACTTAAAAGTGCTAGATCTGTCCCACAATCAACTCTGTGATGTACCCCATGGGGCTTTCTCCTTTCTGTCACAGCTCCAGGAGCTCCGGCTGAGTGGCAATAACATCTCTAGTTTATCCAATGAGAGCCTTCAGGGACTGAGGTGGCTGAGGACACTAGACTTGAGTTGGAATCAAATTAAAGTACTCAAACCAGGCTGGCTCTCTCATCTTCCTGCTCTGACTACCTTGAACCTTCTGGGTACCTCCTTAGAGCGTATCTCTGGCAGACAGCTTCAGGGTCCCAAGATGCTAAGACATCTACAACTGGGTTCTTCTCCAATGTTGGATATATATCCTCCCTGGCTCCCAATGCTCCTCAGCTTGGAAATACAAGCAGAAACATGTATTGAGTTTATGATTCCCAGTGGAGAGCCATTCTTACTCTTGGAGAACCTTACCTTAGAGACTTCTGTTCTATTACTGAAACCAGACACCACCACAATTCATTTTCCCTCTCTGCGTCGCCTCACCTTACGTGGTTACAGCTTCACCTTCTCAACCAGTCAACTTCAGAGATTCTTCTCACAACagcttcctgtcctggaacacctCTTTATCTGGTGTGATAACAGCAATGCAATAGACCTCCATCTATTTGGGATGCCCAGGCTGCGTGTGCTAGAGCTGGGGTACCTTAACTTTTTCTATGAGTCAAGTACTATGAAGCTAGAGGTGCTACTGAAGGAGGTGCCTCAGTTACAGGTACTGGCATTGAGCCACATGAATCTCAGGAACCTCTCTGTGTCCAGCTTTAAGAGCTTGCAGGTCCTCAAACTGCTGCTGTTCAACTCCGAAAGGACCTTGGAGATGAACAGCAACTTCCAGGAGTTAATTCCTCAGATGCCTCAGTACGTTTATTTCTCAGATGTCACCTTTACCTGCCAGTGTGAAACTTCCTGGCTGGAGTCTTGGGCTACACGGGCCCCAAACACTTTCGTTTATGGGCTGGAAAAATCCATCTGCATGGCTAATGCCTCTGACTACTCCAAAACTCTACTCTTCTCCTTCCATGCTACTAATTGCCCACACAGTACTGAATTTTGGGGCTTTCTCACCAGTTTCACTCTGCTGCTTCTGGTGATTATCCTTCCTCTGGTTAGTTGTCATAAATGGTCCTGGCTTCATCACCTGTGGACACTCTTTCACACTTGTTGGTGGAAATTATGTGGACATAGACTCAGAGGCCAATTCAACTATGATGTCTTTATATCCTATTGTGAAGAGGACCAAGCTTGGGTGCTGGAAGAACTGGTTCCAGTTTTGGAGAAAGCCCCTCCTGAAGGTGAGGGCTTGAGGTTGTGCCTGCCTGACAGGGACTTTGGGATTGGAAATGACAGGATGGAATCCATGATTGCCAGCATGGGCAAAAGCAGAGCCATGCTCTGTGTGCTCACAGGCCAGGCCCTAGCAAGTCCCTGGTGCAATCTAGAGTTGAGACTGGCCACTTACCACCTGGTAGCTAAGCCTGGGACCACTCGCCTCCTGCTGCTCTTTCTGGAGCCCCTCAATCGGCAGAGGCTCCATAGTTATCATCGCCTGTCCCGATGGCTCCAGAAGGaggattattttgatttgtcCCAAGGGAAAGTGGAGTGGAAGACTTTCTGTGAGcaactgaagagacagctcagaaaAGCTGGACAAGAAAGAGATTAA